One segment of Belonocnema kinseyi isolate 2016_QV_RU_SX_M_011 chromosome 7, B_treatae_v1, whole genome shotgun sequence DNA contains the following:
- the LOC117176136 gene encoding esterase FE4-like — MKKQLVLFLSLSYFLIVFASHKPLVKVHQGLIRGSVLQSKNGRDLSAFREIPYSQPPIGHLRFSSPLPAKRWDGILSTAGKTSNCVQKFFGEGKLMGNEDCLYLNVYTPVLEFNSSKSKNTFDNSLLPVMVWMHGGGFFFGGGGSYNPKYLLDEDIVLVTINYRLGIIGFLSTGDSVAPGNFGLKDQVLALKWVQQNIEAFGGDPNRVTIFGESAGGASVTLHALSNASDGLFHQYIAQSGSALVPWGYRDRSLFKPDVNSIAKNVGCPTDNSEIIIKCLREKDAFELVNLTSYHVFDFPDLKWIPTNEVESEDAFLTDSPQNLISRNEMRDYPFMTGTVADEGLYITETLYFNSSHQSIKQALDKSIKLSAKHYLLAEDEVKFKEIIDEFYFKKSECLPEDKLLANYTKLCGDTQFIYPNSLLIDKMAEVSEKTFYSYVFGYRGEENQISLNNGEKENIGVTHADDLLYLFHSKARDPLNENDEYIVDVMVDLWTSFATTGKPVSDLLDVPNLWEPYAKQKRFLQIGCATNNTDPSVTLQENYFSDRMNFWKNSFPILVM, encoded by the exons ATGAAGAAGCAACTGGTACTCTTTTTGTCATTGTCGTATTTTTTAATCGTATTTGCGTCACATAAGCCACTGGTGAAGGTACATCAAGGTCTAATTAGAGGAAGTGTATTGCAATCAAAAAATGGAAGAGATTTGTCCGCCTTTCGTGAAATACCTTACTCTCAACCTCCCATTGGACATCTAAG ATTCAGCAGTCCTTTACCGGCAAAAAGATGGGATGGAATTTTGTCGACTGCGGGCAAAACATCTAAttgtgttcaaaaattttttggtgAAGGAAAACTCATGGGCAATGAAGATTGCTTATATTTGAACGTTTATACGCCAGTTTTAGAATTTAATTCATCAAAG tcTAAAAACACCTTCGATAATAGTTTATTGCCAGTGATGGTATGGATGCATGGAGGTGGTTTCTTTTTTGGAGGTGGAGGCTCTTATAATCCAAAATACCTACTAGATGAGGACATAGTATTGGTCACTATAAATTATCGGCTTGGAATCATTGGTTTTCTCAGTACCGGAGACTCAGTGGCACCgggaaattttggattaaaagatCAAGTTCTTGCATTGAAGTgggttcaacaaaatattgaagcATTTGGCGGTGACCCAAATCGCGTTACCATATTTGGTGAAAGTGCAGGAGGAGCTTCTGTCACTTTGCATGCACTCTCCAATGCATCTGATG GTTTGTTTCATCAATATATTGCTCAGAGTGGAAGCGCTCTTGTTCCTTGGGGATATCGTGACAGAAGTCTCTTTAAACCTGATGTGAATTCCATTGCGAAAAACGTGGGTTGCCCAACAGACAATTCAGAAATAATCATCAAGTGCTTGCGAGAAAAGGATGCTTTTGAATTAGTGAATTTAACGTCATACCATGTTTTTGAttttcctgatttaaaatggatacCAACAAATGAAGTAGAGTCGGAAGATGCTTTTTTAACAGATAGTCCACAGAATTTAATATCAAGAAATGAAATGAGGGATTATCCTTTTATGACTGGTACCGTTGCTGACGAAGGATTATATATTACTGAAA CTCTTTATTTCAATTCATCGCATCAATCAATTAAACAGGCCTTGGATAAAAGTATTAAATTGAGTGCTAAACATTACCTATTGGCTGAAGATGAAGTAaagttcaaagaaataattgatgaattttattttaagaaatccgAATGTTTGCCTGAAGATAAG CTTCTCGCAAATTACACTAAATTATGTGGGGACACACAATTCATATATCCGAATTCGCTACTAATCGACAAAATGGCTGAAgtttctgaaaaaactttttactcATACGTTTTTGGTTATCGAGGtgaagaaaatcaaatttctttgaataatggTGAAAAGGAAAATATTGGAGTTACGCATGCCGATGATCTTTTATACCTTTTTCATTCCAAGGCCCGAGACCCTCTAAACGAAAATGATGAGTACATAGTTGATGTAATGGTTGATTTATGGACGTCATTTGCAACGACAGG aAAACCAGTTTCTGATCTTTTGGATGTTCCTAATCTTTGGGAGCCATATGCAAAACAGAAGAGATTTCTTCAGATTGGCTGTGCTACTAATAATACTGATCCATCTGTTACTCTTCAGGAAAACTACTTTTCTGATAGAATGAATTTCTGGAAAAACAGTTTTCCTATACTTGTAATGTAG